TTGcttcttctatttattattgCCATTGCAACCTTCTACACAGGCCTGCTGCTTCAAAGATGTATGTATGTGGATCCAAATATTCAAACTTACCCTGATGTTGGTGAACGAGCATTTGGATAAAAGGGAAGAATAATGGCATGAATTCAGAGTTATACTTGGTTGCTACAGGTTATCTAGTTCTTGAAGAGGATAATCTACTTGATTTATTACGGAAGattcattttgatatttttgggcTCATAATTGATGGAAGACAAAGCTTCGTAATAATTTTTGGGCTTGTCATTTTGCCTTGGGTCTGGTTAAACAATTTGAGCATTCTTTCTTATATCTCAACAAGGTAAAATTATGTGCAGCCACAATTGAGAGGAGCGATAGAGTTTTCACCATTATAACTTTTCATCttcatttaattaatgaatTCTTGAGTGTTGGTGTGCTCTTTGGATATAGAGATCACATTGATTATAGTACCATGTTACAATCTCTAGTCTTCTTTACTTCTTTGGATATAGAGATCATATTGATTATAGAACCACGTTACAATCTCTAGTCTTCTTTATTTGACTTGTGTATGTGTGTGGTTGGGTTAACAAGTGCAAACCATGAATTTCTAATGAAAGCatacatcaaatttttttaattcattttgtgGTTGAATTCTATATGTTACTTGTATTTTACCTTTATCATTGCAGGTCTTGCTTGTTTGCTATATCTTCTGCACCATCAAATATGCAGCAATGACAGTTCAGGGATACTTGATGTTTGCTTCAAATGTGGAATCACAAATAACTTTAAACCTTCCAACTGAGAAGCTGAGCTCAAGAGTAGCCATCTACACTACTATCATCAATCCCATATCTGCATTAATGGTTATACCAATTGTGAATGTTACTGAAAATTGGCTTCCATACTACCGCAATGGAAGAGCATCTGCCCTTCTAATAAGAACCGCCTAGGTATTCAGCACTATCATTGTGGCTCTGACAGTCCCATTTTTGGGTCTCTCATGTCACTGATGGGGGCATTCCTAAGTGTCACAACTTCAATTTTGTTGCCAGGCTTATGCTACTTGAAGATTTCAGGCATTTACCAGAACTTTGGAATTGAACTAGTGGTTATAATTGGGGTTGTGGTGATGGGTATTTCAGCTGTCATCATGGGTACTTACACATCTATAGCAGAAATCATAAATCAGTTGTAAGTGTGTATTGTTTGGTATTTACAGTAGAATTTTTGTAATTCAATAGAGTTATTAATTATGGTAGAAAGTTTTGCATGTTATTTGGAAGTATCAATTCCCTTATATTGGCCATAAACTTTTTTTGAACAGTCTTATGCATGTAATATAAGTGTATAATTGCTATTGACTTTCGCATTGTATGTGATCATGTTGCCAACAGAAATCTCACTGTCTTGTATATCTTTACTAAAGATCAACTTATGAATGCTTTGACTAAATCTTTGAGTCGCCAACCCTGTTTCATCAGCTCAGATCGATCAAAGATTGGTGTCTCTTATGGGAGCATTATCTTGAAGGACATAGAGCATTCAGGAACAAGGGAAGGAAGGATAGCCGTATCGATCTTCATTTATATGTAGCTTTATTTAGTTGCTACAGGTTTTCTAATTCTAGTAGGAGATAACCTCCATAATTTACTACCCAGGATGAAACTTAAAACTTTATTGACTCAGAATTGGTGGAAGAGAAAGTTTTGCGATAATTGTAGGCCTTGTTATTTTGCCTTCTGTTTTATTTGGGAATCTCAGCATTCTCTCTTATGTATCTCTCTCATTGGTATTCTAGCTTCCTTTATCATCCTCAGTTCGATTTTTTAGGTTGGGGCATTTGATGGGGTTGGATTTCATAAACGAAGAACAATTCTAAGTTGGGGAGGCATCCCTATctatttgttaaattaatttccaTATTACTCCAACAAGAAAAGGCTCCTCAGCATATTGATCAGAACCAGCCTGATATTAAGCACTATCATTGTAGCTCTGGTTGTACATTTTTTCGGGTATCTTATGTCACTGGTTGGAGCCTTTTTAAGTGTCACAGCTTCAATTTTGCTGCCATGCTCATGCTACTTGAAGATTTTGGGCTCTTACAGGAAATTCGGATTAGAGCTTCTGTTCATAGTGAGGAGGATTATGTCAATGGGTCTTTCAGTTGCAGATATGGGTACTTACACAGCTTTGGTACAGCTAGTAAGGCATTTGTTAGCAAGGAATGCTTAGTGTCTTATTCCAAGTTAATGGTGTGTTTATTTTCATCTATATAAAATGTTGGAATGAATAGAGATTAGGAAATGAATGTGTATTCAACATGCACTTAGCACTTTAATCATGGACTGAATGCCTCATCTTTATTTGTGATTCTAAAAACTATCTGAAAGAACCAAGAAATATTGTAAATCAACTCGGGTTAGAGTGTGGATTTGACTCTAATAAGATCTTTAGAGCCCATTTAGGAGTGATTTTAGTTAAAGTGCTTTTACATTATAGGGCTTCTGTTAGTAGTGTTTGCATCAAAAATGCATTCGAAAAAATCACTTAGGTAATGTTTGGAATGTTGGAAATTTGGAATAGAGAATGgaaataagaaatcattttcattctcattcattaatgtgtttgaattgttttttaaaatgagaatgaggataaaaaattcaatagtacagaaattaaattctacTCGCATTAGAATTTTGATCTCTCTTCTACATTCTTTATGATTCACCACAATTTGCATCCTATTTTCATTCCTACTCTCACATACCTAACACACCCTTAATGTttggatataaaaattttaaaaatttgtcaacacttataaaaaataaggaaaacgcTTCCAAATATTAAGAAGCACTTCTAACCTCTCTCAAAATCACTCCCAGGTTGACACTGAATTGAGTTATCATGCAGAAGTGTTAGTGAAAGCACTCATCATTTTGAATCTCAATATTAACAAGGGAATGTATGAGAAAGAAAGGCAATCCACAAAACCACAATGGATGGAAAGAATGGAGCATTTCAATGAATATGTGAGTGCTTGTATTACAGCATCTTGTACATTGTAGAGGCAAGGAGAGAGTCTCCAAGTACAAATTACAAGTTGCTAACCGTCTTCATATGTAGGTTTAATCCATCTAGTAACTGAAGGACATCCTCACAATCAAGTTGAGGATCATCCCCTGAAAAGAACCTATGGATGGATCCACCTACCTCAATGCAGCTCTCCCCAGCCATCTTCTTCAACCCTCTGTCTTTCATAGTCCTCCTCACATTTGCTGCCTTGTCCCACTTCCCAACTTCAGCATACATATTTGCAACCATCACAAAATTCCCGCTTCTCCTCGGCTCCAATTCAAGTAACCGTTTTCTGACCTTATCACCGACCCCATCATTGTCATTGATGCCATGAATGGTGCATGCACTGAGCAACGTCCTCCATACAACTGGGTCGGCCTCAACAGGCATGTTCAAGATGAAGTTGTAAGCCTCTTTCAGACGACCAGCACGGCTCAAGATATCCACCATGGCACCATAGTGTATCATCATGGGTTCAATGCCATGCACATATTCCATGTCATGAAAGAATCTGTACCCATCATCGACCAGCCCAGCATGGCTACAAGCACAGAGGACTCCAAGAAAGGTCACATAATTTGGGGATATTGAAGATTGCTTCATCTTGGGAAAAAGTTCTAGGGCTTCCTTGGCAAAACCATGCTGAGCTAGCCCGAGAATCATCGCACTCCATGTCCATACATTTCTCTCAAGCATCCTATGAAACACTAGACTAGCTTCACACACTGCCCCACACTTGGCATACATGTCAACAAGTGCCGTACCCAGTCGACAATTCACAACCATCCCCTTTTCAATCACTTGGGAATGAACCCATCTCCCAAAACTCAAGTTCCCAAGCTCGGAGCACGCAGATAGCAGAATCACCATTGTGGTCTCATCAGGATCAAATCCAGAACCCCTCATCTTTACAAAAATCCCAAATGAATCGTTCAGCCACTCATTATCAACACAAGCCGAGAGCACAGCATTCCAAGAAACAACAGTTCTATAAGACATTTCGTCGAACATCCTCCGTGCGTCCCGAATCCTCTTGCAAGACCCATAAAAATGAATCATAGTATTCTGAACATAGACATTACAGTCCAAACCATGCTTCACTACATCCACCTGAATCTTCCTCCCTTCATTGAACGCTGAAATCGCAGCGCACGCCTTGAGGAGGATCGGGAAGGTGAGCTTATCGGGACTAATTCCCAAGCTTCGCATTTCAAGATAAGCCCCAATAGCTTCCCTCGGAGAATCCCTGGTAGCATAGCTTCTGATGAGATCGTTCCATGAAGAAACCTCCGATTTCTCGGAGCGGCTGAGAAGGACTCTGGCGTGGTTCAGGTTTCCTAAGGGAGAAGAAGCACAGAACCGGAGGAGGGGACCTGCGATGAAACCATGTCCTCGAATTTGAAAGAGATGTTTCATGGAGGAGCAGAGGTTCAGGAGAGAGAGGCATTGTTGCTTTGTGGAAACCAAATTCAAATTACCGTTGGAAGGTTTTGGGGGGAAGAAGTGGTTGGCAGTTAGGATTTGAAGGCGAACCATGCCATGAGCTACACAGAGAGACTAAAGCCATTGCTCTTAAATAGCTTATAGCTTATAATATAGGTTGTAGCTTTTTAAGCTTCTATTTTTGGTCGAGTGGAACAGGAAGACATGTATGGGGACATCCATGTGTTCCAAAAGAAATAGATTGGGGCTTATTTTACGGCCCAATTTATATCTaggttttttatatataaataatattattttgctACAAAACTTAGaatatctcatttatttatacataaattatgtaattaaatcTGAATCCAAATTTGACTACATACATCAACCATCTAGATTTGTAGTTTAATATCGTAGCTATTCGATACTTTAATATCTTCACTTCAAGATACTtctataaaaattctttttacttTTGAAGGTATACAAGAAAATATATTTCCCTTTATGATCAAGGTTCAAATAAAAGAGTACAGAATAAGAACCTCAACAATTactcaactattaaaaaaaacaatattactaAAATTACTGGgcaatcatttaaaaataatttagactCAAATcacataaaacaaacaaaatcttttttcaccttttgaataaaataaaaaaaaaaacttgttatcAAATGCAATGATATTCATTGCCTTCCACATTATCCAAAGCAAGCACAAAGGATTTGTTTGCCAAACTTCCTTATGTTTTTTGTTCACAAAAGAATCATATCAATCTAGCAAAGTATCTCTAACTGACACCCAAACACCTTAAAAAGTACTAAAATCAGCTTTCATAAGACCCTTGTCGTTTCACAATGGAGTAACAAATGATCTATAGATTCTTCATGTCTAAGGCACAAGAAACGCCAATTTTCTAAAGACCAACCTCgtatttgaatttgattcaaaGTTCGAACTTTACTTCACATTGTCtcccacacaaaaaaaaaaacaactttgagTTGGACCCAAGAAATCCAAATGTTACTCATTGCAAAAGATTCATCTAAGTTTAGTTCCAAAACATTGTGAAGGGACTTAACTATAAACTCACCACTCTTTGTCACTAACCAAATCAATGTATCTTTCATATCCTGTCCACCTCCCACTCATTAAAAGATTTAGAGAAATAAGGATTCCAAACCTCCCCCTCCCCTCTTGGCAGAGAAATTCCAACCATGCATTCTTAAAAGGAGGTAaaacaaataaggaaacaaCCTATCCTGTTAAAAAAGTACCCTCTACCCATTACCCACCACAAAGGAACACTTAGATCTCACAAGATCCCAATCCTTTCTTATCACTTTCCACAAACCAACCTCATACCCCTCTTTTACCTCCTAAGTTGCCCACCCTCCTCTTGATTCTCCATACTTACCATGGATGACCTAATTCCAAAAGACTCCTCTCTCAATAGCAAAATTCCAACTTCACTTGCAAAGAAAAGTCTTATTAAGAACAGAAAGACTTTAAACCCCCAAGCCCTCTTTCCTCATATCTTGGGAAACAACCGCCCACTAATGGTGAATCCTTTAGTTTCCATGTCATtgcaataaaatatttagataaaaaatcatatgaaaggaaaaatcaaaGCAGTTAATATCTATACACACGGaagtaaaaacatgaaattaggGCAATTCACAAGTCCAGTTTGTAGACCCAAAGTAGACTATGTTCCCAACCGATGTGGAACATCAAATTATTGTTGTATTATAGTAACATCAACCTTTGTACATATTTGCGTTTATCCTCCTAATACATAAGCTATTTTTTCTCCCTGACTGTACATTTATGTGGTGGATCAGGCTTTAATCATCTCACGCACAGGTTTTACGTTCATTTTATCTGAAGAAATGTCTGTAAATTCTGATAGGATGGCTCTGAATTCATCTCCTGTGAGGGTCTCCTTCTCTAATAGCACCTCCACTAGTTTATCAATTGCCTCCCTATTATTCCTTATATGAGTTTTAGCAACTTCATATGCACTTTCAATGATATTTCTTACTGATGTATCGATGTCTTCAGCAAGTTTTTCCGACATGGAGTTTCTTGCTAGCATCCTCAGTACTACATCACCACTCTGCACTGCTGGATCAGTCAATGCCCATGGCCCAATCTCCGACATGCCAAACATTGTTACCATCTGTATATAGAACTCATTAGCAACTTTGAGAAgctatcttcattttcttcttagtATACCAGGAATAAAATGTTCAAGAAAAGCATACCTGTCTTGCTATTTGAGTAACCTGTTGCAAGTCCCCTGCTGCACCAGTGGTGATTTCTGATTCCCCAAAGA
Above is a genomic segment from Vitis riparia cultivar Riparia Gloire de Montpellier isolate 1030 chromosome 14, EGFV_Vit.rip_1.0, whole genome shotgun sequence containing:
- the LOC117929517 gene encoding ATP-dependent zinc metalloprotease FTSH 6, chloroplastic-like; the encoded protein is MSPALSLSVSHLPICKYQDISKDTHLPKSTNREIPCLKTPSKIKVSRRKLLSSTALGLVGGGLSVSQPARAEPESPVESTSSRMSYSRFLQYLDEGAVKKVDLFENGTVAIAEIFNPALERIQRVKIQLPGLPQELLRKLKDKNVDFAAHPMEINMTAAVLDLLGNLALPLLLLGSLLLRTSSTNTPGGPNLPFGLGRSKAKFQMEPNTGVTFNDVAGVDEAKQDFQEIVEFLKTPEKFAAVGARIPKGVLLVGPPGTGKTLLAKAIAGEAGVPFFSLSGSEFIEMFVGIGASRVRDLFNKAKENSPCLVFIDEIDAVGRQRGTGIGGGNDEREQTLNQLLTEMDGFSGNSGVIVIAATNRPEILDSALLRPGRFDRQVTVGLPDIRGREEILKVHSNNKKLDKDVSLSIIAMRTPGFSGADLANLMNEAAILAGRRGKDKITLKEIDDSIDRIVAGMEGTKMTDGKSKILVAYHEIGHAVCATLTPGHDPVQKVTLIPRGQARGLTWFIPGEDPTLISKQQLFARIVGGLGGRAAEELIFGESEITTGAAGDLQQVTQIARQMVTMFGMSEIGPWALTDPAVQSGDVVLRMLARNSMSEKLAEDIDTSVRNIIESAYEVAKTHIRNNREAIDKLVEVLLEKETLTGDEFRAILSEFTDISSDKMNVKPQQCLSLLNLCSSMKHLFQIRGHGFIAGPLLRFCASSPLGNLNHARVLLSRSEKSEVSSWNDLIRSYATRDSPREAIGAYLEMRSLGISPDKLTFPILLKACAAISAFNEGRKIQVDVVKHGLDCNVYVQNTMIHFYGSCKRIRDARRMFDEMSYRTVVSWNAVLSACVDNEWLNDSFGIFVKMRGSGFDPDETTMVILLSACSELGNLSFGRWVHSQVIEKGMVVNCRLGTALVDMYAKCGAVCEASLVFHRMLERNVWTWSAMILGLAQHGFAKEALELFPKMKQSSISPNYVTFLGVLCACSHAGLVDDGYRFFHDMEYVHGIEPMMIHYGAMVDILSRAGRLKEAYNFILNMPVEADPVVWRTLLSACTIHGINDNDGVGDKVRKRLLELEPRRSGNFVMVANMYAEVGKWDKAANVRRTMKDRGLKKMAGESCIEVGGSIHRFFSGDDPQLDCEDVLQLLDGLNLHMKTVSNL